One Kribbella sp. NBC_00662 genomic region harbors:
- a CDS encoding nuclear transport factor 2 family protein, with protein MTPEEVLELRRQYLIDRDFESFADLFAEDAVIEMPFALQGVPDRLVGREAIREFSLKAGTRAVEITDLRTVQLHRTTDPEVVILELVTEARHTTTDVPFQATCIQVFRIQDGKIKLFRDYVGAHSVPDLT; from the coding sequence ATGACTCCTGAGGAAGTACTTGAGCTGCGCCGCCAGTACCTGATCGATCGTGACTTCGAGTCGTTCGCCGACCTCTTCGCGGAGGACGCCGTCATCGAGATGCCGTTCGCCCTCCAAGGCGTGCCCGACCGCCTCGTCGGCCGCGAGGCGATCCGCGAGTTCTCACTCAAGGCCGGCACCCGTGCCGTCGAGATCACCGACCTCCGCACGGTCCAGCTGCACCGGACCACCGATCCCGAGGTGGTGATCCTCGAACTCGTCACCGAGGCGCGGCACACGACCACCGACGTACCGTTCCAAGCCACCTGCATCCAGGTCTTCCGGATCCAGGACGGCAAGATCAAGCTGTTCCGCGACTACGTCGGCGCCCACTCCGTCCCCGACCTGACCTGA
- a CDS encoding TetR/AcrR family transcriptional regulator, whose protein sequence is MNETTRDRRRIETQERILTEARRLFAETGYDRTTIRAVAAAAQVDPGLVMHYFGNKQQLFARAAETESRPLVDGTPEEVAEQLLERLRQSLIEEPVASLAVLRSMLTHPDAADEVRGNPHVRGSNISKAIHGADGELRADVVSAVLIGVVLGRHLLKLDHLADADPDKIVELLKPAVHSLTKE, encoded by the coding sequence GTGAACGAGACCACCCGCGACCGCCGGCGTATCGAGACGCAGGAGCGGATCCTGACCGAGGCACGCCGGCTGTTCGCCGAGACCGGATACGACCGGACGACGATCCGCGCCGTGGCCGCTGCCGCGCAGGTCGATCCGGGCCTGGTGATGCACTACTTCGGCAACAAACAGCAGCTGTTCGCCCGCGCGGCCGAGACCGAGAGCCGGCCGCTGGTCGACGGCACGCCCGAAGAGGTCGCCGAGCAGCTGCTCGAGCGGCTCCGGCAGTCGTTGATCGAGGAGCCGGTCGCGTCGCTCGCCGTACTGCGCTCGATGCTGACCCATCCCGACGCCGCTGACGAGGTCCGCGGCAATCCACATGTCCGCGGGAGCAACATCAGCAAGGCGATCCATGGCGCCGACGGCGAGCTCCGTGCCGATGTGGTGAGTGCCGTCCTGATCGGCGTGGTGCTCGGGCGGCATCTGCTCAAGCTGGACCACCTGGCCGATGCCGATCCGGACAAGATTGTCGAGTTGCTCAAGCCCGCGGTCCATTCGCTGACCAAGGAATAG
- a CDS encoding LLM class flavin-dependent oxidoreductase, producing MSLEIGVILPTSTPDPERPILGDVREAARYAESVGLDSVWSTDHLVASAPLLDSSVVLATAAAVTERITVGYNVMLLALRPVAWAAKQVNTLQLVSNNRVVLGVGTGNPAHGDAGWRAAGVEYAERGRLTDEALAVLRDLIAGEPATVAEDVEVTLSPGSQVPPIFVAGNGPRAHRRAAKYGDGWATIAATPDEVRANLDRINELADGKQLKATVVAPQLNGNPAEQLAAYEAAGVERIILPPTGDWHRDYDQAAELRSAV from the coding sequence ATGAGCCTTGAGATCGGAGTCATCCTTCCGACGTCGACGCCGGATCCCGAGCGCCCGATCCTCGGCGACGTCCGGGAGGCCGCCCGGTACGCCGAGAGCGTCGGGCTGGACTCGGTCTGGTCGACGGATCATCTGGTCGCGAGCGCGCCGCTGCTCGACAGCAGCGTCGTACTGGCGACCGCGGCCGCGGTGACCGAGCGGATCACGGTCGGGTACAACGTGATGCTGCTGGCGCTGCGGCCGGTCGCGTGGGCGGCGAAGCAGGTCAACACGCTGCAGCTGGTGTCGAACAATCGGGTCGTCCTCGGTGTCGGCACGGGGAATCCGGCGCACGGTGACGCAGGCTGGCGGGCGGCCGGGGTGGAGTACGCCGAACGCGGAAGGTTGACCGACGAAGCTCTCGCCGTACTGCGAGATCTCATCGCCGGGGAGCCTGCGACGGTCGCCGAAGACGTCGAGGTGACACTCTCCCCCGGCTCGCAGGTGCCACCGATCTTTGTCGCAGGCAACGGTCCGCGAGCCCATCGCCGCGCGGCCAAGTACGGCGACGGCTGGGCGACGATCGCGGCCACGCCGGACGAGGTCCGCGCCAACCTCGACCGCATCAACGAACTTGCCGACGGCAAACAACTGAAGGCGACCGTCGTCGCCCCTCAACTCAACGGCAACCCGGCCGAGCAACTGGCTGCCTACGAGGCCGCCGGTGTCGAGCGCATCATCCTCCCACCGACCGGCGACTGGCACCGCGACTACGACCAGGCCGCCGAGTTGCGTTCAGCTGTTT